The sequence GCTTCCCGGTCTGCAGAGCCCTGTTCCTGAATGGATACTGCAATGGTCGTGGCCGGGCTGGATGTTCTGGTTTTTCATTCTCCTGCGCTTCATCCGCATAGGTCATCCTCCGACCGCGTACGACCATCCCCTCGACAACAGGAGAACGGCAATCGGATGGCTGGCCATTATCATCTTTTTTCTCTCTTTCACACCGGTACCGTTCGGCATCATATGAACAGAACCACTGACGGGCACTACCTGCTCAACTGCTCCGGCCGCTTACTCGATTTACGCAGCAGCGCTGCTGTCATGGGTATTGTCAATCTTACGCCTGACTCCTTTTCCGACGGAGGCATGTTTCAGGAGCCAGGAGGCAGAGCCGACCTTTCACGCGCCGTGGAGTACGCCCTGTCGATGGTGAGGGATGGCGCACTCATCATCGACATCGGAGGAGAGTCGACCAGGCCCGGGGCATCCAGAGTGTCCGCTGACGAGGAGATCCGCCGGACCATACCGTTCATCTCGCTCCTGAGAAAAAAATCGGAGGTGCTGATCTCTATCGACACGTACAAATCGGAAGTAGCCGAAGCCGCACTCGATGCGGGCGCTCAGATCGTAAACGATATTTCCGGTTTTACCTTCGACCGCAACCTGCCCTCCATCTGCAGAAAGTACCACGCCGCGGCAATTCTGATGCATACGCCGATCACTCCGGATTCCATGAAATGGAGTACGCAAACTCACTCCGCCGGCAGCGACGTTACCGGAACCGTTACAAAATTTCTGCAGAAAGCCGTAGCCTCGGCAGAGCATGCCGGGATCGACGATATCATCATCGATCCCGGATTCGGATTCGGCAAAAGCGTTAACGAGAATTTCCGCCTGCTCGGCAGCATTTCGCAGCTTCTGGAGCTTGAACGCCCTCTCCTTGCCGGTGTTTCAAGAAAATCGTTTCTGGGTCATGCAATCAGAAAAAACGGCGAACCTGAACCGCCGCCGGCAGCGCGATATGACGCTACCGCAGCGGCCCAGACCATAGCACTCATGCATGGGGCGGCAATCATCAGGACGCACGATGTCAGAGCGGCATTTCATGCCGTCTCGATAGTCAGCGCAATGAAACGTGCCATAGCGTAACGGCTCTCCATTCCGTATTTTCAGTGTACCCTGTATTTTATTACCTTTTTGTTTCCACGGCGGAAACGGAATCGTCAAACGTAGTGCGTACATGTACCTTTCAAAAATCGAGATTCTCGGGTTCAAGAGTTTCGCTCACCGGGTCAGGATAAGCTTCGACAAAGGCCTTACGGCAATTGTCGGACCGAACGGCTGCGGCAAAACCAACGTGGTGGACGCCATACGCTGG comes from Chlorobium limicola DSM 245 and encodes:
- the folP gene encoding dihydropteroate synthase, whose amino-acid sequence is MNRTTDGHYLLNCSGRLLDLRSSAAVMGIVNLTPDSFSDGGMFQEPGGRADLSRAVEYALSMVRDGALIIDIGGESTRPGASRVSADEEIRRTIPFISLLRKKSEVLISIDTYKSEVAEAALDAGAQIVNDISGFTFDRNLPSICRKYHAAAILMHTPITPDSMKWSTQTHSAGSDVTGTVTKFLQKAVASAEHAGIDDIIIDPGFGFGKSVNENFRLLGSISQLLELERPLLAGVSRKSFLGHAIRKNGEPEPPPAARYDATAAAQTIALMHGAAIIRTHDVRAAFHAVSIVSAMKRAIA